A region of the Dreissena polymorpha isolate Duluth1 chromosome 6, UMN_Dpol_1.0, whole genome shotgun sequence genome:
ATGACATTTTACAGACACTTGTGAACAAAACCTGCGCGCCACTTCCAGAAACTCTCTTGTTTTTCTTATGAATGAATAATTTACCAGGGCTGGTCTAAAATAGAAAGTGGTCGAATACGGGTTGTTGCAGGATAAACTGAGCAAATATTGGCTAAATCTTGCcaaaaaacaaaatgaatataATGCATAAACGCAGGTCAGTTTTTTCCCTATGTAAGTGACCTATTGCATGTATAATCATTTCCAGATTATTTACTGGTCACTAACTTAACTAACCTTGACACTGAATTGTACTGGGTGGGGTAAATATAAAGATGTTGATATTGCATGAGTACAGAACAATTATTCCGAATAAGATGAAACATGGTAAATCAGATTCACCTAAAGTTATCTTTAACAGCTTTTCTTGGAAGACATCAATAATTTACCTAAAGATTCAACGACATAGACAAAACTCATGTGCAACCGGACAAAATGTCATCATAGTTCTCGAGAAGCTTGATTTGTAATTGATTTGGAACCCAAAGAAGTTTAATGTGGAAAAGGTAATGGCTAACGTCAAAACTAAAGTCTGGATTTTCCATGTAGACCAGTATCTTCATTTTCGCATTCTTTTCTCAAATTTTCTAACAGTACATGTATAAACTAGATAAAATATTCATCTTACTTGATCTAAATTTACAGAACATTTGAGATGCTCTTGTATCTCGGAAATATTTAGTGGTTCTTAACCTCGCCATGACGTCGTCGACCGACTTTTCTCAATGTCCGCCATTACTTTTTGACAGGAAATCTTAGTCTTGCCCTcgacaattatattaatatttaacaaaacattgtcatgtttcatcataaaacacaTCAAAATTAGATATCCGCATTATGGAACTAATCATTGATTATTGGAATTTTAGCGCTAGAGTTTTGTGTATGGAAGAAATTGTGTTAGTTATCGAATTAATGTGAAAAGTGAGTACATGTCAGAAATGGCAGACAGACCAACTAACGTGAATATTGCAGTGACTTCAGCATTTCAGGAGCTTAAAAGTACACTAAATCGTGATGACCTTGACCAGAGAGCTGGTTCAAATAGTCCAATGGCAGTGACAGAAGGTGCACCAAGGAAAAAAGGGGCGTTCAAGATCACTAGTGTCAAACGACCCCAAGAAATGACTATTGATATTGACAGCAATGATGATTTAGATGAAACTCATACAGAGGTAACAGAAAATGATTCATCAGTTTTGGAATCTTCGCATGACACTGACTATGGAGGGCAGGAAACTCCGTCCGCTGTTGATGATATTCCATCCACAAACCAAGCAAGGGAAGGTAAAGACAATCAGTCTAGATTTAGAGTGGTTAAAATTGTAACAAATGAACATTTTAAACGTGGTCGTTGGACCTGTCATGATTACATGGACCCTCAACAATCAACAAATGTTAATTATGGAGCCAGTGAACCTAAATTTAATGATGAAGGAAATTCTGGTAGCTCCAGTGCCGGAAGTTCCATACATTATGTTCACGGCCTTGATGATCCGTCTAAGAATCCATTGCTTGCTGGTGCTACAGGTACAATACATTATCAGATGCACGAGGGTGTTATAGCGGGGCAGGACTCATTTCAGCCCATCCACCCAGCTCCAGTCACTGCTGTCCACCAATCGGGAATGGTGAATAATCAGCAGAGTCAGATTCCTACGAAGACGTTCAACAATGATGTGTCTGCTGGTTTTCCTGCCTCGTCAATATCCCAATCACACTCTAACCAAAGTATTAGCTATGTAGCATCAATGAATGAAAACATGCATCATGTGTCTAGTGGACATCCAGTTCAAATAAGTAGTCAAGTTATTAACCAAACCCCTATAGATGCTTCTTGTTCTGGCATGTATATGCCACACATGTCTGCTACAGGCAGCTCGATATCCATGCAGTCAGTGTACAATCCTGCACAGTCATTGTCTCAAATGCAATCAGAACAGGGCCAGACACACATAAACCAGATTCAAAATGTGGGCCAAGGGTCATCTACAATACAGGCTTACAGCCATCAAATACAGAATCCAAAAGTTTCAATAAGTGGTCACAATGAGACACTGCCGTCTGAGATTAACGCAAGCCAGCATTCTGCTAGAGAAAATCTCAATGCATTGAAGGATCCGATTTTTGGGCTGTCGACAGACAAGAAAAGCTCTGGTGCTGATTTTTGCGCGCTTGACAAGAATTTAAATGTGTTACAAAATGCCGACACATTGTCACCTGCTCTGGCTGCCACTATTGCTGATCTGACCCCAACCGCAGAAGACAAAGGCCAAGGGTAGGTAACAGTTTTTTGTAGTGTAGATGGCAAtttgcgccgctttatcgctcttatcgacacttatcggcaacactttcatgcttcagttcAAATTAACATCctgtcttgctgtcaacacagattagcagattatgcttcgttattactctggttgttttaataaaattttaattattatgatgGTCAGTCTACccagaaaatttgaaatccacgaaattatgTGTCAACGAAATAGttgtcagggtttttttcccactttttgggaagattgcccatggctttggaattgggaattttattggcattttcatgggaaattggggaaaataaaattcattagcctttttattccaaacaaaagtccactgattagggaaatactaaatttgatataactctttataatcattcaaattaaaagaacgcaatcatataatactttgttatatgtaattgaattaaaattgagataaaatacgcataagacacttctttctaaaaaaaaaaaaaaattttttttttgggaaattgggaattttttgccacattttgggaaaaatgtatacttttttggattgggaacatagccgaatttcggctataaaatcgggcaaaaaaaaaccctggttgttttttattaaacagggccctcaatctattaaatctgcctcCGAAATTTGGCGgaagtcccccacctgaaaagtatacttttttcctttttggggggaaaaattcccccttaaaaaattaaaaaaaaattattattatttttttttttggaaagatgtgtctcattattattatatctcaattctatttcaatttaatcttttcaaacatactaaattaaataataaattatgaaaaatgcaatgaatattaagtgcaaacatgtacaaatgtaataatgaaagagtaaataaaaaaattccccaaaaagggaaacgccgcgaaaattccccctcctaagggctgcggaccccttcccccaaagtagtgtgagggcgctgttaaaccacgaaatttcatactaacgaatttctatacatttacagtacatgtattgctaagctttattgatattcatatattttattttgcttcactatcagggttcgacactaaggcacgtccgacagacattgtctagtaagatcggtggtcgggctagtaaaactgtgggctagcttgtccgactggtcgtacataacaaatctatactgattcatataactatacctaaccgaaaacctttttctcttaatgtgtaaaataactctcgtatccgttatttacatcagaacaaaactagcgtatataaataaacgtggagaattcacatgattcatcgctatttttagacgcgaaggagagcttcccgcagaaattgcttgtttccattggtcaagttgtcatgaatattaatgattttctgaagtgtctaagaactttacatcatgtttttacgacttctattgacaatcggtatcatcaatgtaaacattttggcgtagcagacgagagaatgttaaattaaagaatggctttgttcaagattggattttcatccgacaaataagttaataaagaagaatccgacggtaaaactgacacagattatgctggaaaaagggccttagagctgtggttgcatggagcacagcggtcaaggaggccagaatttgatgaccttgaataaatgtcacctgctgtacagacatcatttatttaactggggataaacagtgaaattataacaaacaatttatgttgttaaatagttttattttattttttactctttgcatcaaaatgactttcttgtgttcacttattatttactgataaataattgattaaacagttacacgacacaattgtgtttatttgttatgtcatttatggtctagtagacatcatattcgggctagtacattttaagaggagctggtccgatggtctggctgtaaaaaaagttaatgtcgaaccctgactATAAACATTTCCCTTTGTGTTTCTGTTGGTTTGTAATGCTATGTTTGTCTCCACTGTTAAGGAAATAGTTTCAGCTCTTGTTTGAGAATATGTGAGCAAAAATATTAAGTAACATTATATAGACTGCATGTGCATTTATTGGGTGCGTTCAAAGCTGAATATAGCTGGATTTTGGATTACGTTATAGTGTTGAAAACCAAACTCAGACAAAGCTAACACAAGCATAGTTTATGTGGAAAAATAGGATATATTTCAATACTTCAAGAAGAGCCACTGGAGCTCTTTATCAGTGAACAGTTTGATACAATTTATTGTGAATGTTTATCAGGAACAATACTGGTGTTGCATAAAGAGGCACTTAACAGTTTTTTGCACAATGGTACACAATCTGTGCTGCATTTTGTAATCCTGTTTGAATTGACTGTACATACAGAATTGCAGTCTTCACCaaccaggggtttttcagcactgtctgcgcctccggaaaacggatgcactcccaaagcaaacggacctgatcccaaaccgaaattatataaaaaattattattattttttttttttaagaatgaatagtCTTATAAcatgtgtgactaaccagtgtttgttttggtcaaaaatatctgctataaggttttgactgtacagttcttatctcagagagtaactgtaactgaaaaacagtCTCTCTCacgagaaacctagtttcttgccgCAATGCGGTTCCCATgtaactaggtttctcatgagaacctaggttctcagaatgagaacctaggttctcactagaacccaagttttcaaatgagaacctaggtcaggctttttccgccctatgccacgggtccgaaattcggccccattcccaatgcaaatctggttgtttttttcccaattgaaaaaaaaaatcccaattccaaaaaaaaaaaaaaaaaattttttttttttttttttaccttaaaatatataagttaacctgatccggtgtagaaaatagaaaaaagtcttgcataattaaattatctgttgccttgaatttgttttaaaaactgtaaaatatgttaatgattatttaagactttccttattttcctcaaaatccgattttttacaactcaaaaaaggccaggccttttccccaaattcagattaaaaaacctgcacttatcactcatgttcataatattttgtaaaattttaaaagtcgttttttaccagttaacggcttctttgaaatataagaaatactatttacatgcgataatttttcccaattgagccaattttgcgattatcttttttcccaaattggggttttcacgacgcgaaattcccaaaattccagtgtggcgttttcccaaaatggagcggaaaaagcctgtaggttttcatgagaacctaggttctcattctgagaccTAGTTTCTTCGGAGTAACCATACTCCGATACTGGCAAGCATATATATCAAGTAGGTACTTGACCCAATTGTTTACTTTCTAATGGCCAGagttgataaatatttttttaaatgggtGTGCAGTGTCATATTTTCTGAAAGtgaaatcaacataaataaatcCTGTTTGTGCTGCCTGTTTTGAagcccttcaaggtcaaaggtaaaaaaaacaaatcaaagggaagtaacaagctttaaagggagataattactattttatatcatttggcaggtacagatcactttaacaagggaagtaatactatttaaagggatataataaaaaaactattttttatttcaaagtggggcagtagggggcatgtgtttctgacaaacacatctcctgtTATTGTCTGCATTGCTTGTCACAGTGGTAGCAATCTGTGAAAAAAACAGTTAACGTAATGGTGCAAACAAAGTTTTGAGTTTGGAACatcaaatctaaaaaaaaatgcaaacgaCTTAAGACTTGGAAGCAGAATAGTTTAACTCTGTATGTCTAACTTTATGTTTATGTCTATTTCAGTATGTATTTTTGCGTGTGAAAACGAATGGTGACATGAACAAAAAGGCTTATTTTGTtaggtttattttgtttgcatcAGATAAGCTAGATAAGATCCATTAATAATAAGATTTAAACACTTCAAACAGTATATTTCCCAGGTTGGATGAGAGGCGTTCATGTAAAGGGTACACAAAATTCAGTGATAAATCCACATCAGTGGGAGGTGTTCATTTAAATATGGCTATTGTGCAAATATGGACTTGTACAAGATAATGTACACCGTTTGATATTAAACATGGTAAATGGTGTACTTGATAGGTGTTGGGTTGTTTTTGGCAGCGGACAG
Encoded here:
- the LOC127833606 gene encoding TSC22 domain family protein 1-like isoform X1, with the protein product MSEMADRPTNVNIAVTSAFQELKSTLNRDDLDQRAGSNSPMAVTEGAPRKKGAFKITSVKRPQEMTIDIDSNDDLDETHTEVTENDSSVLESSHDTDYGGQETPSAVDDIPSTNQAREGKDNQSRFRVVKIVTNEHFKRGRWTCHDYMDPQQSTNVNYGASEPKFNDEGNSGSSSAGSSIHYVHGLDDPSKNPLLAGATGTIHYQMHEGVIAGQDSFQPIHPAPVTAVHQSGMVNNQQSQIPTKTFNNDVSAGFPASSISQSHSNQSISYVASMNENMHHVSSGHPVQISSQVINQTPIDASCSGMYMPHMSATGSSISMQSVYNPAQSLSQMQSEQGQTHINQIQNVGQGSSTIQAYSHQIQNPKVSISGHNETLPSEINASQHSARENLNALKDPIFGLSTDKKSSGADFCALDKNLNVLQNADTLSPALAATIADLTPTAEDKGQGGSSTVAIDNKIEQAMDLVKSHLMFAVREEVEVLKEQIAELIERNNQLEHENGILRAAASPETLAKLAQPPPSSSS